A genomic window from Lotus japonicus ecotype B-129 chromosome 1, LjGifu_v1.2 includes:
- the LOC130730811 gene encoding BEL1-like homeodomain protein 1, which yields MATYYHGNSEIQSAGGGADGLQTLVLMNPGSYIQYSDNTPQQPPQSHTAGNLVFLNAASAASNNNNNSFSPHAPPTHGQQFVGIPLQASSSQDLNHHHQQHHHSIDVPSLHGFMPRMQYNLWNTIDGNPAARDTPRAQQGLSLSLSPQQVQMGSFREGQAQALSGGSPSSASGVTHNGASGVQSVLLSSKYLRAAHELLEEVANVNTELAKKSGGPNNRLIGESSVAGSGGGEGSEKRSAELSTAERQEIQMKKAKLISMLDEVEQRYRQYHNQMEIVVSSFEQAAGISSARTYTALALQTISKQFRCLKDAITGQIRAVNKNLGEEDCFGGKMEGSRLKYVDHHLRQQRALQQLGMIQHNAWRPQRGLPERSVSVLRAWLFEHFLHPYPKDSDKHMLAKQTGLTRSQVSNWFINARVRLWKPMVEEMYMEEMKEHENNGSEDKSSKSNEDSSKKMAAASQEKGPISETEAGSFNSKGQDNPAVSVSRPPTSPMGGNVRNQSGFSFMGSSELEGITQGSPKKQRNQEMMHSTNSVPSIDMDVKSNDANNEHLSMKFGDERQQGRDGYSFMGNQTNFMGGFGQYPIGDIGRFDAEQFTQRFSGNGVSLTLGLDSLPGTHQTFLPNQNIQLGRGLDISEPNEFDAMNTSSPHSSAAAYETISMQNPKRFAAQLLPDFVT from the exons ATGGCGACGTACTATCATGGTAACTCCGAAATCCAATCAGCTGGCGGCGGCGCCGACGGACTCCAAACTCTAGTTCTCATGAATCCCGGCAGCTACATCCAATACTCAGACAACACGCCGCAGCAACCACCGCAGTCCCACACCGCCGGCAATCTCGTCTTCCTCAACGCCGCCTCTGCCgcaagcaacaacaacaacaactcctTCTCCCCCCACGCGCCGCCCACTCACGGCCAACAATTCGTCGGCATCCCTCTCCAAGCCTCGTCCTCACAAGacctcaaccaccaccaccagcagCACCATCATTCCATCGACGTTCCATCCTTGCATGGCTTCATGCCCCGCATGCAGTACAATCTCTGGAACACAATTGACGGCAACCCGGCGGCGCGTGACACACCACGCGCTCAGCAAGGGCTTTCCCTGAGCCTCTCCCCGCAGCAGGTGCAGATGGGGTCTTTTCGGGAGGGACAGGCGCAGGCACTGTCTGGCGGGTCGCCGTCTTCCGCTTCTGGGGTGACTCACAATGGTGCTTCCGGGGTTCAGAGTGTGCTTCTGAGCTCAAAGTATTTGAGAGCAGCGCATGAGCTTCTAGAAGAGGTGGCGAATGTTAACACTGAATTGGCGAAGAAGAGTGGTGGACCGAACAATAGGCTGATCGGAGAGTCGTCGGTGGCAGGTAGTGGAGGTGGGGAAGGGAGTGAGAAGCGTAGCGCTGAGCTTTCAACTGCGGAAAGACAAGAAATTCAGATGAAGAAGGCAAAGTTAATCAGCATGCTTGATGAG GTGGAGCAAAGGTACAGACAGTACCACAACCAGATGGAGATTGTGGTTTCATCGTTTGAGCAAGCTGCAGGGATTAGCTCAGCGAGAACTTACACTGCACTTGCACTGCAAACAATCTCCAAGCAGTTCCGGTGTCTGAAAGATGCAATAACAGGCCAAATTCGAGCAGTGAATAAGAACTTGGGAGAAGAGGATTGCTTTGGAGGTAAAATGGAAGGTTCAAGACTCAAATATGTAGACCATCATCTAAGGCAACAGCGAGCTCTCCAACAATTGGGAATGATCCAGCACAATGCTTGGAGACCCCAGAGAGGATTGCCTGAAAGATCTGTTTCTGTTCTTCGCGCTTGGCTCTTTGAACACTTCCTCCACCC CTATCCAAAGGATTCGGACAAGCACATGCTTGCAAAACAAACAGGACTTACTAGGAGCCAG GTTTCAAATTGGTTTATAAATGCTCGAGTTCGGCTTTGGAAGCCAATGGTGGAAGAGATGTAcatggaggagatgaaggaGCATGAGAACAATGGGTCTGAGGATAAATCAAGCAAGAGCAATGAAGattcttcaaagaaaatggCTGCAGCATCTCAAGAGAAAGGTCCTATCTCTGAAACTGAAGCTGGAAGTTTCAATTCCAAAGGCCAAGACAATCCTGCAGTTTCAGTTTCTAGACCACCAACATCACCAATGGGAGGAAATGTCAGAAACCAATCAGGATTCAGCTTCATGGGATCATCAGAACTTGAAGGAATCACACAAGGAAGTCCCAAGAAACAAAGGAACCAGGAAATGATGCATTCGACAAACAGTGTCCCTTCAATCGACATGGATGTCAAGTCCAATGATGCAAACAATGAGCATCTTTCAATGAAATTTGGTGATGAGAGGCAGCAAGGCAGAGATGGGTACTCTTTCATGGGAAACCAAACAAACTTCATGGGAGGTTTTGGACAGTATCCAATTGGTGATATTGGTAGGTTTGATGCTGAGCAATTCACACAAAGGTTTTCAGGTAATGGAGTGTCTCTCACTCTTGGTCTTGACTCATTACCAGGAACTCATCAAACATTTCTCCCAAACCAGAACATTCAACTGGGAAGAGGCCTTGACATCAGTGAACCGAACGAGTTCGACGCCATGAACACTTCTTCTCCTCACTCTTCAGCTGCTGCTTATGAGACTATCAGCATGCAAAACCCAAAGAGGTTTGCAGCACAATTGTTGCCAGACTTTGTGACATGA